The Diospyros lotus cultivar Yz01 chromosome 11, ASM1463336v1, whole genome shotgun sequence region ACCCCACCACACCCAGcacagggggggggggggggacccaATAACAAATTAAGCCGCGGACTGAACAGGGAAAGAAACAGAACTGCACCTTCCATTCCATTGTAGCTGCCTAGCTAGCTACAGAGAATTTTCCATGCCATGCCCACTACTGGACCTTACCTTTCATTTCATCCATCataattatcatcatcatatcATCACTtcccatgcatgcatgtatatctGAGCAACcacatatttttgttattattgagcttttacattttttttataaaattttaaatttatataaagaaaatactattggtatacttttatatatattttgagctATATAAaagtgtatcaatgacaaaaaagtccTTTATGAGACTCACAGAGGCACATGTGAGACGAgaggtattttagtcataatattCTCTTATGTAgtccaaaatatacaaaaatgatgtacatctaAGTATGATTCTTTATATAATCATTCTCATATCATCACTTTCCATGCATGTATACACGGGGCTACcacatatttttattcttgaatttttatatttttttcttataaaatgttaaatttatattattgttttaaatgTGCATTTAAATTGTGTAAAATCACTCCATTTAAATACTTGATTAGTAAGTGATTTGCTTCTTTAGTATGCGAGCGTTTACGTGGTAAGTTGACTTGGCATTGTGTATAAACTTTTTAGAAGATTTTCAACTAAGcgttatatattcttaaattttaatgtgtTTGAAGTTTCCAAAGTGATGTTAACAAAGCCAAATGAAAAATTGAACTTAGTgaaatgaagaggaagatgtgagaGTGTCGGTAACAATGTCGTTTGCCCATAGAGGCAATTAACGAGCCAGAATTCTATCGAAGCATCATCCGTCACTTATCTTTTGAGATCCTTTTTGAGATTAGGATGAGAAGAATCCAAAATGaatgctttcattttgaaatggatgcgaaagagagatagagaagcaataatgagagagaatactataaaatatgtttcatatccatgagaaaacataaaataagaTCAGAAGAAAGAAGTTTATtattatctcatttttaattttaaaaaaaaaaaatcaggtgcGTAAGTTTTTATTCATTTCACTCTCCTAACAAGTATATGTTATTTACGCATTAATTGCCACGctagttaaatatttaaatgacaaaTTTAAAACTACAATAAGTTTAGAGttttataaaagaaatcataaaaaattcaaagacAAAAATATGTGTTTAGCCTATCTAATtaacaacaaacaaaatatcatgtatgtgtgtatgtatgtacgcATGTGTGttgtgatgatgatgagatATCATATATATGGATTGATGACTACATTTGCATGGCATGCCAAATTAGACTTGCCATTTGGAGTGGGCACTGGTGGTCAGTAGATCCCCAGCAAGCCCCCACAAGAACACTCACTTGCCCCccacatgcaatgcaacacactCTGATTTGGGATATAATACTTATTTGTGAATAATATTCTTTTAGTTTTGTGCATTACATCTATGTTTAGGAGATATGTATAATATTGTGACGCATTCATTTGGGTTAATTTGTGAAATTTAACTCTAGTTAATAAATCAACTGTGGTGGGGAAATGAAATGATAGCCACTCATCACTCCCTCAGTTTGAGAGACTCAGAGAGAGAGACGTCTCAGGTGATTGCATTgcatgcgagagagagagggagagtacAGTGCAATGTGGCTCTCCGAAGACTGAAATCTGCAGAGATGGTCAGTGACTGAGAGGGGCTCTGATCTCTCTCTGGTATTCATTGAATAAGCAAAGTGACGTGGTGTCATCGCGTGCTTGGAAGCGTGTGAAGCGGATTTCATCTTCAATGCACGGAAATTTCCTCTCTCTCCACTCCATCtttggatttttcttcttcttccccctttctctttctctctccataGACCCAGTTCTCCCATTGCGGCAGTgagatataaatttatatatatagagagagagagagggagggagaatgAGGAATCAGGGACGGGAGAGTGACGGTGGATTGCATCAGCGATTCAGCGGCTGTCATAGCCATCGATCAAAAATCTCGTCTCGTACGATGGAGGGGGTCAGGGGTCAGAGCCCATCATTGTCTCAATAATCACCGgtagaagaagaacaaaaacaagaaacagGAGAATcacaatggagaagaaaaaaaaataaatggagtGAGAGATTTTTTTTGAGTGCAAGAGATGAAATCTCTCATTTTAAGAGATTTCGCATATTATCTCATGCATGTAGGTCGAATTAATTATAGTACACGATAGCATATTAGGTAAAAAGTACAATGTATGAAACCCACAAAGAGTTATCTCTACAAAAAGGTAAAATTCCTACACTGCGACTATCATAACTCAAACCTATATTCTTAAGTGTAATTTGTTATTTAAGAATCAATCGTACTATAGGAGGAATTAATCACAGTACATGATAGCATATTAGGTAAAAAGTACAATATATGGTACCCACAAGAAATCACTTCTACAGAAAAGTAAAACTCCTACAGTGCAACTACCATAACTCTTATATTCTTAAGTGTAATTCGTTACTTGAGAATCAATTATACTATACCCGTGGGGCCAAAGAGAGATTTctgaaagaaaaggaaagagctCTTTCACTGTGTGACTGTGCATCCCACTGTCATGACAAATACCCACCATCCAAGATTCTTTCCGTCTTTCTTTCCTCCCCTTCCCCCATTGTTTCTGTATATAAACTAtctttcatatttatatattcaatttttatattattatctaattataataattaaatttatttattttaaaaaatagctaATGCAAAGTCCCAAATAGAGCCTAAAGGTCTAGAACACCAGGCTCAATTTGCCTTCCGGGAGAGCCGGGGTTTTGAGGGGTCTTTGGATGAGTTTTTGGGAGCTTCGAGACAGAGGGAGTGTCTGCAGCACAAAGATAAGTAGAAGGCACAAGAAGATTTTTTTCCATATAGATTCTCCAATTTCTAAGTCAGACAAtgatatcttgaatcaaaaatGCAAATGTATGAATGTATGCGTGCGTGTCATATGTTTTGTTATATGTTCTGTTTAGAAGTCTATTACCTCTCGAAGGGTTTTGTATACCTCAGGGTCTAAGGGTCCAAGGTCACAGAGGGAGAGAGTAAAGTTATTGGTCAAAAAGGTTGTTTGTCGTGGAataaacattcagtagtgggaCATGACTAGGGGGGGTGACGATACGAGTTAACGGGTCATAATCGTGTCGTGTTAAGACACACGTATAATACGTGTCAGGTTAACTCGAACATGACTCATTTAATAATCATGTCAAATTGCTTAAACTCGAACACGATACGtttattaaatatgtaataCGACACGAtccgtttaactaaacgtgtcgtgtcgtgtcatcTATTAATCTGTTTAAcatgtttaatttaaacgggtcgtgttatATTAtctgttaaacgtgttatttaattttaaatgtgttatttcgtgtataattGTGTTAACGTATTCAAATCAATCTactaactcttttaattaaacgtgtcattttgtatataatcgtgttaacgtatTCAGGTCAACCCGTTAACATgtttaattaaacatgtcattatGTGTATAAACGGGTTAGACGGCCCGAATTCAATTAATTCCaaccctaacccgcttaactTCGTGTCGTGTCTAAAATTGCCAGCCTTACACGTGGTATACGGATGAAAGTCTCTTGACTCTCTGAAAAAAAATGCATCAGATGAGGTCGGAGGACTAGAAAGATTTTTGAGATTGAAGTCTCCTGGTGAGTATCCTCTAGATAGGTCTAAAGACTCTTCAGAACCATTGAGTGACTTGGGCCTGAGAGTCTGAAGGAGTCCTGCGCCTTGACAATGCTGAGGCTTGAACTTCCTGGAGGCTTCAAGAAACCCTTATCCCCGGGACTCTTTGAGGTCATCCAGGTCTACTCTGAATCTTTCTATacatttttgagatttttctacttttattttcttaaggCACCccacaataaatataaattcaaataaaataaatattacatttatagtttattttgaattcatttattGTTAAGCTTATGAATGATACTTAATGTAACGAGAGGAGTTTAacttaagaaaaatggtatttgTACTTTTTGAACTACACAATAtagttaaaatgataaaaataccttTCATTCAAGGTGATGAGGCGCGagagatattttagtcatttgtACGTATATGTATAATTCTTGATGTACAAGCATGGGTGAAGAGTCGAGTGAGACTATTGTACAAAAGAATTCGTTAAGATCTAAACTTATCTCTTttgttatgaaaaaaaaaaaatgatgtgaAAATAAGTACTAGCAACAAATTCAACACCAAGAGAAGGGAAACTAAAAGCTGGTTAACATTCTATTCAAGATTTGTATGATACAAAAGCTAAGAAAGCATTCATGATCAGTACAAAGTTTAAGCAGACCCCCAAGCAAAATTGGTTCATttacaaagaaacaaaaaaaaattaaaaatgaaaaggcCAAAGTTAGATTCTAAAATAGATAGGTTCTGCTTGGTGAAGAATACAAAAGCCCATGAAATTCCAGCCCCAGGAAATCTAGCCCAACTTtatctccattttcttttcttcttcttcttcttcttctgtgttATTGCAGTAACTTTTTATGGGTATTTTCAAGGGTCCAGTACTGATCAGCAATGTCTCTAGCTATGTTAATGGAGTCAAATGCAGTGCCAAGAAGGCCTCTTCTTGTGAACCCAACAGTGTACAGCCCATTCTCCCCTTTCCAGCTGTTGGGAAATGGTGTTCTTGGCAACCCTTCCTCTGTGAAGAATTCACTCCCCtacatttcaataatttttaaaaaacaaaaacaaaaattaaaaatatcacatcattctattgtagtatttttttttttttttgcgggtaattaaaaatatcatttctggAACCAAAATTCTGCCCATAGAAAATAGATGGGGAATCGGAGAATTGTCCAAGGAAAGAATTTTAATCAGCTAGCTGCTGACTGGGCTGGTTCCAATCTTTTCTCTAGAAAAGAGGAAACGCAACATGTTCTAGGTGTCTTCACGTCATGTAAACATCCTCAGAAAATGGAATATGTCATGACAGCTACTTATCATCTCACCCAGACAAAAGCTTGAGGTTTTCCCAACGAGTAATTCCAGAAGATGAGAACAGTCCAAACAAATGCCATCAGAGTTCCCCTTTTGAATGAGAGAATAAGCAACGTTTTGTAGGGTCATCATGCAAGTGTGTGAGACAGGAAGCCGAGTTTGATATGAATTTAAACCCCGAAACAATATCACGGTTATGGGTTTAGGATTTTAAATCTAGAAATCCGACTCGATCGCAATCATGACTCTGTGAACACCCCTGGGCATGAGGTTGACGCTAAAGGGGTCGTATTTCAATGTaaagaaataacaaataaatCACATGGTTACGTACTTTTTGTACAGAAAATGATTTGAGTACTGTAAAACGGACGTATCGTTCTGTGAAATTTCTGTATAGAGGGTACCTTGAGCCAGCTGGGTACGTTGCTCTTGTACCCAGTTGCGAAGATTATAGAATCAAACTCGTTCTCTTGCCCATCCATGAACTTAGCTCCATTGCTTGTGATCTCTTTCACAGCTTCCACCACCTGGAATAACCTAAACCAAAATTAGCCCAAGATTGTGCAAGAACTTGGGAATGAGAAGAAGGCTGTGTTGTTTTGTTGGGCTTCAATTGGTTACCTTGATCTTACCAGCCCTGATTTGAGAGAGGGCTCCGCTGTCGAGCACCGGGGTTTTGCCGGTGGCGTTCTTGAGCTCAATTGGGCCGGTTTTAGGCCGCCGGAGGCCTAGCCGGTCTGTGTTGCCCAAGTTGAAGTTGGCCGCTAGTAGGAGGAACTTGTCCACTAGTCTTAGAGGCAGCCATTTGAGCAGCCCCATTGCTACTCCAAAAGTGGAGAAGCCAAACATCTCCCTAGGCAGGACATGCACCTGGAAAACAAAGAACTTGCACGGTCAAAAGTCTACGTTACATGGAATTTCGATACTATTTTTCTCAGCCGCAAATACAATGTATCATCATGGTGAGGACCTCAGTCCTCAGAACGCTGATTCATTCAGAAGAATACCCAGATGAAGAGAAGTTGCAAAAATGGAGATTGAACCATTCTAGGCCAATGCCCAAATGAAGAAACTAAGATCTTTTTCAAGAAAGTGGCTTCAACTGCCGGAATACAGCCTTTAGTGCACACACGCAGCTAAAAGAAATGATCAAGACAACGAGACTGAACATAAAAAGGAAagctttcctttttctttttttaaaaactgcctTTGGATTTGGAAGGTGTAAGTGAGTCTATTGTAAGTCCCTCTATCACCTGACCAATATCCCGAAAGATTCACTTACAGTGTTTCTAACCACCATATGAGGGGCTGCATTGTGtctacaaagatccaggcttaCTTCCATGCCGGAATTACCACAGCCAACGACCAAAACCCTCTGGTTCCGGTAATCGGCGCCTGTTATATACCGACTGGTGTGGATTACTTGCCCGCGAAACCGCTCCAACCCGGGAACTTCTGGCTCCACCGGCTCGGCATTCTCGCCGGTGGCGGCGATCAGCCACCGGGAAATGTACTCGCAGTCTTGAGTTTGAATCCGCCAGACCCCAATCTTGGGATCAAACTCTGCCCTTTCCACCGCTTGCTTGAACCGCGGCTCGATGGCGAAGTGGGCGGCGTAGGATTCGACGTACGATATGAACTGGTGCTTGGTGGGATACTTGGGGAAATTTTCCGGGAAACCGAAGAGTGGGAGCTCGCAGAAGTGTTTGGGGAGGTGGAGTTTGAGGCGATCGTAGGTTCTTTGCTGCCACAGAGAAGCCAAACAATCGCTGCGTTCGAGAATCAGAGAGGGGACGCCATTGTTCTTGAGGCAAGCCGAGGCGGCCAGGCCGGACGGTCCGGCGCCGACTATGATTGGCCCGTGAATCCACAAGGTTTTCTGACGATTACCCCCTTTCTTTTTGCAAGAACCCATGTGAAACAACCCCAAGAAAAGgcgagaaaagaaaagaaaatgaccgGGAAAGCGTGCTCTGTTTCCTTACGACTCTCCCTTATTTTGTGGCTTTGTGAAGCTGCTCTGTTTTCCCGAGGAAAAAAGTTCGTTTCGGAAGGTTTCACTGCAGAGAATGCAGAGAAGAGAAAAtggcggagagagagagagagagaggtgtaaTGGAGGCGTGAAGGCTAAGAAAAGTGATTTGGTCCTGTTTCTCAAAGCTATTTCTTCTCGGCCTCTGGTCGCAGAGAGCTTGGTTGAGAAGAAGACTTAAATACATTTATGTGGTGGCTTCagagttatatttatattgcaGCCAGCCGTGGCCACCTCCCACTCGCCCTTCTTGCCATTTTCCACCACGCCCCACCTACACTCCGGGCTATGCTATGCCAATTAGGGTTCGAGAGGTTAAACAGACAGAATACACATGTACTGTGGTCTTAACCCAATGTGACGTGAACACAATTTGCTTGGAGCCATAATAAATTGCTGTTTATTTGGATTGAATGTAGCCGTTATGGCAACTACCATATCCCAATAATGGAGATTTCcaatttaattgtttttagtAACACTTTGACTCTTGCTACCCATGAGTTATTACTAGGGTACGTAACACATGAACAAATTACACATTTCCtcaataattttcaatttctacTAGATTTGCATGTCCTCCCAACTATTTCTCTAAATCATCACAATAatcaagttttttcttttttttttttttgtacaaacTCATTTTTCGTCAAACgtgtaattattttaagattttcatataaataatatttattcttcttACGCTTATATCATATGTTTTTACGTTctattaaagttttaaattctTCATGTTTTAGGCTATAGAAATCCTTTTGTATTATATGATATGTGTTTTGAATTATACCATAAGATACCACTCCAATTAGGTACACTAAAAACTTCAATATTTCTTTCAATCTCATCAATATgatatgtattttaaattataccatAAGATACCAACCCAATTAGGTACACTAAAAACTTCAATATGTCTTTCAATCTCTTCGAGCTGGCTGGCCTAAGGATGAAGGTAGAGGGGAAAGGGTGTCATCAGGGAAAAGGGTGTAGGGTGGTTGGGAAGGGACTAGGCAGGGGCTTCTTTACCATGCAATTAAAGGTGTCAAGCCAAGTCCACATGTGTCAAAAGCATTTTATAAAGTTTGTATCATAAAAATATAGCTTTGTTTAAACTATTCTTATTTAATGTGAAAATCAAACACTCCTCAAGTAAAAGTCACTAAATCGTGTACTTATTTCCAATTTgatcattaacttttaatttattatagatGAATCgctaatgtttaattttttttataatataatagcatttagaattttttgttaGAGACTTCACCGGAATTAATGACATGGCACTAACggatagaagagaagaaaaaaaagaaaagaaatcgagagcaaaagagaaaagatgaaaaagagagcaaaaagagagaaagagatgcaTTGACAAAGAAATAATAAGAGATGTAATTTCACTTGTCATGTGACGACCTTCTATTTACTCTGATTATATGACAACCTTCTATTTACTCTGATTACATGATCAGCATGTGAATTACTTCTAATCTTGTAAGTAAGATTAAAGGAAGCCATTTTAGTGTGGTGTCATCAACTTTCAACGACGAAATCTTTTACGAAAAAATCACATATTAGTAATTCATATACAATGAATTGAAGACTTATtaccaaattaaaattaagtacAAATTTTAGTGAGCCTAAGTGTCTTTTATCCAAATTAGTAAACGCGGAGCAGATATTTACATTTTCAGCAGGAGAAACGCCGGAAAAGTGAATTACAGAATCGATCGGAAAACACTATTCTTGCCTACCGGATTTTAGTCGCACGACGCCGATGCCGGCGATATAGAGGAGAAGGATCAAGCTGGAAAAGTTATTCTACAACTTCTTTGTCTGTCAATctgagtctctctctctctctctctccccctccttAATTTCCCCGTCGATCAATAACCGCCGGTGCGGAATGGAGGACGGCGGCTCGAGTACTTTCTTTCTCCCGGATCCGACCTCCTTTTCTCTCGGTTCTACTATCTCCGAACCGAAGTTCTTCGACTGCAGGAGGTAAAACGCGCGCACTTTGATTTTTCGATTCCAAAGTGCGAATCTCCATTAAAATTTTAGGCTCTGGATCAATCTTAATGCTAGTATTTCTGTTAATTAGATTAATTTGATCTGTATCTCTGA contains the following coding sequences:
- the LOC127812620 gene encoding probable indole-3-pyruvate monooxygenase YUCCA4 isoform X1, with amino-acid sequence MGSCKKKGGNRQKTLWIHGPIIVGAGPSGLAASACLKNNGVPSLILERSDCLASLWQQRTYDRLKLHLPKHFCELPLFGFPENFPKYPTKHQFISYVESYAAHFAIEPRFKQAVERAEFDPKIGVWRIQTQDCEYISRWLIAATGENAEPVEPEVPGLERFRGQVIHTSRYITGADYRNQRVLVVGCGNSGMEVSLDLCRHNAAPHMVVRNTVHVLPREMFGFSTFGVAMGLLKWLPLRLVDKFLLLAANFNLGNTDRLGLRRPKTGPIELKNATGKTPVLDSGALSQIRAGKIKVIPGGGSCERDHKQWS
- the LOC127812620 gene encoding probable indole-3-pyruvate monooxygenase YUCCA4 isoform X2; the encoded protein is MGSCKKKGGNRQKTLWIHGPIIVGAGPSGLAASACLKNNGVPSLILERSDCLASLWQQRTYDRLKLHLPKHFCELPLFGFPENFPKYPTKHQFISYVESYAAHFAIEPRFKQAVERAEFDPKIGVWRIQTQDCEYISRWLIAATGENAEPVEPEVPGLERFRGQVIHTSRYITGADYRNQRVLVVGCGNSGMEVSLDLCRHNAAPHMVVRNTVHVLPREMFGFSTFGVAMGLLKWLPLRLVDKFLLLAANFNLGNTDRLGLRRPKTGPIELKNATGKTPVLDSGALSQIRAGKIKVVEAVKEITSNGAKFMDGQENEFDSIIFATGYKSNVPSWLKGSEFFTEEGLPRTPFPNSWKGENGLYTVGFTRRGLLGTAFDSINIARDIADQYWTLENTHKKLLQ